One region of Oreochromis aureus strain Israel breed Guangdong linkage group 19, ZZ_aureus, whole genome shotgun sequence genomic DNA includes:
- the slc39a8 gene encoding metal cation symporter ZIP8 produces the protein MLNLIFFLTCVFAFITTSQRVRGNVTDGDAFLENIIHYYGENHSITTTNLEDLLLLISARRSDLISKGNPLEEQECLSAKQILSGFGYNNVSQLTVEHLEKICPAVLTQVLLPSCPYISPEERRMDYSVWGYGFLAVTVINLASLLGLLLIPFIKKPYFPKVLTYFIGLAIGTLFSNAVLQLIPEALGFDPKKDHYAANAAAIFGGFYLLFFVEKILKLCLRMDHEHGHSHFTLSETPQENSIHNGDVLAKKDSIILTGITTVATDKSSPILDTNVETSQDAEMPDVMCRWLRGQRIRNIKTVAWMITLSDALHNFIDGLAIGASFTVSVLTGFSTSTAIVCEEFPHELGDFVILLNAGMSIPQAIFFNLLSAVSCYIGLVFGILLGSNFAPNAIFAIAGGMFLYIALADMFPEMDSIAREQNKTSTKIVFFLIQNAGLLTGFAIILLITMFAGEINLG, from the exons ATGTTGAACCTCATATTTTTTCTAACGTGCGTCTTCGCTTTTATTACAACTTCCCAGCGTGTGCGTGGGAATGTCACTGATGGAGACGCGTTTTTGGAGAATATTATTCACTATTATGGTGAAAATCATTCCATCACAACAACGAATCTTGAAGATTTACTGCTGTTGATCTCAGCCAGACGATCTGACTTGATAAGTAAAGGAAATCCACTGGAAGAGCAAGAG TGTCTCTCTGCAAAGCAGATCTTATCCGGGTTTGGCTACAATAATGTCAGTCAGCTGACTGTGGAACATCTGGAGAAGATCTGCCCTGCTGTGTTGACCCAGGTGCTGCTGCCCTCCTGTCCCTACATTTCCCCCGAGGAACGACGTATGGACTACTCTG TGTGGGGTTATGGGTTTCTGGCCGTCACTGTGATCAACCTGGCATCCCTGCTTGGTCTCCTGCTGATCCCGTTCATCAAGAAGCCTTATTTCCCCAAAGTGCTGACCTACTTCATTGGTCTGGCCATCGGGACACTTTTCTCTAATGCTGTACTTCAGCTCATACCAGAG GCCCTGGGGTTTGATCCTAAAAAGGATCACTATGCGGCAAATGCAGCTGCAATATTTGGAGGGTTTTACCTCCTGTTCTTTGTGGAAAAGATACTGAAATTATGCCTCCGGATGGACCACGAG CACGGCCACAGCCACTTCACACTTTCAGAGACACCTCAAGAAAACTCGATCCACAACGGAGACGTACTGGCAAAAAAGGACTCCATCATTTTAACCGGCATCACCACCGTCGCTACAGACAAGAGCAGCCCAATCCTAGATACGAATGTGGAAACTTCTCAG GATGCCGAGATGCCTGATGTCATGTGCCGCTGGTTGCGGGGCCAGCGCATCCGCAACATCAAGACTGTGGCGTGGATGATAACTCTAAGTGACGCACTCCATAACTTCATAGATGGCCTGGCTATCGGCGCTTCCTTCACAGTGTCTGTCTTGACAGGGTTCAGTACATCCACTGCCATCGTGTGTGAGGAGTTTCCCCATGAGCTGG GTGACTTCGTCATCCTGCTGAATGCTGGAATGAGCATCCCGCAAGCCATTTTCTTCAACCTGTTATCAGCCGTGTCGTGTTACATCGGCCTTGTGTTTGGCATCCTGCTCGGCAGCAACTTTGCCCCCAATGCGATCTTTGCCATTGCAGGAGGAATGTTTCTGTATATCGCTCTGGCGGACATG TTCCCAGAGATGGACAGCATTGCACGggaacaaaataaaacttctACAAAGATCGTTTTCTTcctgatccaaaatgcagggCTGCTAACCGGGTTTGCCATCATACTTCTGATCACCATGTTCGCAGGAGAGATCAACCTGGGCTAG
- the nat8 gene encoding probable N-acetyltransferase CML1, with protein MDNIQIRKFQDEDADVVKELFTLGMSEHVPSSFVHVLKQPLTQMVLMCMFCALVTSSKSFLLPILAVTFCLAGARQMVVYMFNKYIETSLRKDLNNISETYLKGKDSCFWVADSDGRVVGSVACLPAENAPGCLELKRMSVRRSHRGMGIAKALCRTVAEFTRDRGYRAVILQTSVVQTDAQKLYEHMGYKKIREFVVPEFLAKILNFTLFEYRLDLQQD; from the coding sequence ATGGACAACATTCAGATCCGGAAGTTTCAGGATGAAGATGCTGATGTTGTGAAGGAGCTCTTCACCTTGGGGATGAGTGAGCATGTGCCTTCATCCTTTGTGCACGTTCTGAAGCAGCCACTAACCCAGATGGTCCTCATGTGCATGTTTTGCGCTCTCGTGACCAGCTCCAAGTCGTTCCTGCTTCCCATCTTGGCCGTCACCTTCTGCCTGGCTGGAGCCCGGCAGATGGTCGTCTACATGTTCAACAAATACATCGAAACCTCGCTCAGAAAGGACCTCAACAACATCAGTGAGACCTACCTGAAAGGGAAAGACTCGTGCTTTTGGGTGGCTGATAGCGATGGCCGGGTAGTGGGTTCGGTGGCTTGTCTCCCTGCTGAGAACGCTCCTGGTTGCTTGGAGCTGAAACGCATGTCGGTCCGCCGCAGTCACCGCGGGATGGGCATTGCAAAGGCTCTGTGTCGAACAGTGGCTGAATTTACTCGCGACAGGGGTTACAGAGCTGTAATACTGCAGACCTCTGTGGTGCAGACAGATGCTCAGAAGCTGTACGAGCACATGGGCTACAAAAAGATAAGAGAGTTTGTCGTTCCAGAGTTTCTTGCCAAAATCCTAAACTTCACCCTGTTTGAGTACAGACTTGATTTACAGCAGGACTGA